A single Cupriavidus sp. D39 DNA region contains:
- the folD gene encoding bifunctional methylenetetrahydrofolate dehydrogenase/methenyltetrahydrofolate cyclohydrolase FolD, giving the protein MPAQLIDGNALAKQLRTEAAQRAARLTERGHRPGLAVVLVGEDQASQVYVRNKVKACDDNGFHSSLDRYPADLSEADLLARIDALNRDPHIHGILVQLPLPKHIDSHKVLEAIAPEKDVDGFHVANAGALMTGAPLFRPCTPYGCMKMLESVDFPLRGARAVVVGASNIVGKPMAMLLLQAGATVTICNSKTRDLAAHTRDADVIVAAVGRRNIITADMVKPGAAVIDVGMNRDDNGKLCGDVDFNGVKEVAGYITPVPGGVGPMTITMLLINTLEAAERAAG; this is encoded by the coding sequence ATGCCAGCCCAACTCATCGACGGCAACGCCCTTGCCAAGCAACTCCGCACCGAAGCCGCCCAGCGTGCCGCCCGCCTGACCGAACGCGGCCACCGGCCTGGCCTGGCCGTGGTCCTGGTAGGAGAAGACCAGGCTAGCCAGGTGTATGTGCGCAACAAGGTCAAGGCCTGCGACGACAATGGCTTCCATTCCTCGCTCGACCGCTACCCTGCCGATCTTTCCGAGGCCGACCTGCTGGCCCGCATCGATGCCCTGAACCGCGACCCGCACATCCACGGCATCCTGGTGCAGCTGCCGCTGCCCAAGCATATCGACAGCCACAAAGTGCTCGAAGCGATCGCCCCGGAAAAAGACGTGGACGGCTTCCACGTGGCCAATGCCGGCGCGCTGATGACCGGCGCCCCGCTGTTCCGCCCGTGCACGCCTTATGGCTGCATGAAGATGCTGGAATCGGTCGATTTCCCGCTGCGCGGCGCCCGCGCGGTGGTGGTCGGCGCCTCCAACATCGTCGGCAAGCCGATGGCGATGCTGCTGCTGCAGGCCGGCGCCACCGTCACCATCTGCAACAGCAAGACGCGCGACCTGGCTGCCCATACCCGTGACGCGGACGTGATCGTGGCCGCCGTGGGACGGCGCAACATCATCACCGCCGACATGGTCAAGCCCGGCGCGGCCGTGATCGACGTCGGCATGAACCGCGACGACAACGGCAAGCTGTGCGGCGATGTCGACTTCAACGGCGTCAAGGAAGTAGCCGGCTACATCACGCCGGTGCCGGGCGGCGTTGGCCCGATGACCATCACGATGCTGCTGATCAATACGCTGGAAGCTGCCGAGCGCGCAGCCGGCTAA
- a CDS encoding response regulator transcription factor, producing MTVTPNPTSHRGETVFIVDDDEAMRDSLTWLLEGNGYQVRSFTSAEQFLSAYDSGQVSCLILDVRMPGMSGPELQERMIAENINIPIVFITGHGDVPMAVSTMKKGAIDFIEKPFDESELRSLVERMLQKARTDHSAAREQRAAKDLLGKLTTREQQVLERIVAGRLNKQIADDLGISIKTVEAHRANIMEKLNVNTVADLLRLALSKNS from the coding sequence ATGACCGTAACGCCAAACCCCACCTCCCACCGCGGCGAGACTGTCTTCATCGTCGACGACGATGAAGCCATGCGCGACTCGCTGACCTGGCTGCTGGAGGGCAATGGCTACCAGGTTCGCAGCTTTACCAGCGCCGAACAGTTCCTCTCCGCCTATGACTCGGGCCAGGTCTCCTGCCTGATCCTGGACGTGCGGATGCCGGGCATGAGCGGGCCCGAGCTGCAGGAACGCATGATCGCGGAAAACATCAATATCCCGATCGTCTTCATCACCGGCCACGGCGACGTGCCGATGGCGGTCTCCACCATGAAGAAGGGCGCGATCGACTTTATCGAAAAGCCGTTCGATGAGTCCGAGCTGCGCTCGCTGGTGGAACGCATGCTGCAAAAGGCCCGCACCGACCACTCCGCCGCCCGTGAGCAGCGCGCCGCCAAGGACCTACTGGGCAAGCTCACCACGCGCGAGCAGCAGGTGCTGGAGCGCATCGTGGCAGGCCGGCTGAACAAGCAGATCGCCGACGACCTGGGCATTTCCATCAAGACCGTGGAGGCGCACCGCGCCAACATCATGGAAAAGCTCAACGTCAACACCGTGGCCGACCTGCTGCGCCTGGCCCTGTCCAAGAACAGCTGA
- the aceF gene encoding dihydrolipoyllysine-residue acetyltransferase has product MSQAIEIKVPDIGDYDAVPVIEVHVKPGDTINAEDALVTLESDKATMDVPSPQGGTVREVRIKIGDNVAEGTVLVMLEPAGQAAAAPAPAAAAPAPAATAPAPAPAPTPAPAPAAASAPAPAAAAGPVEVKVPDIGDYDSVPVIEVHVKPGDTINAEDALVTLESDKATMDVPSPAAGVVKEVRIKVGDNVSEGTLILILEGAAGAPASAPAAAAPAPAAVAPAPAASAPAPAPAAAPAAAAPAAGVTGTAAHASPSVRKFARELGVDVSRVPGTGPKGRITQDDVQAYVKGVMSGYTAAPAKAAAAPAGGGELNLLPWPKVDFTRFGEIESKPLSRIKKLSGANLHRNWVMIPHVTNHDEADITELEAFRVQLNKEYEKQGVKVTMLAFMIKAAVAALKKFPNFNASLDGENLVLKQYFNIGFAADTPNGLVVPVIKNADKKGVIEIGQEMNELAKLARDGKLKPDQMQGGCFSISSLGGIGGTYFTPIINAPEVAIMGVCKSYQKPVWDGKQFVPRLTLPLSLSWDHRVIDGAEAARFNTYFGQLLADFRRILL; this is encoded by the coding sequence ATGAGTCAAGCGATTGAAATCAAGGTGCCGGATATCGGCGATTACGACGCCGTTCCCGTCATCGAAGTGCACGTGAAACCGGGCGACACCATCAATGCGGAAGACGCGCTGGTGACGCTGGAATCGGACAAGGCCACGATGGACGTGCCCTCGCCCCAGGGCGGCACCGTCAGGGAAGTCAGGATCAAGATTGGCGACAACGTCGCCGAAGGCACCGTGCTGGTGATGCTGGAGCCTGCTGGCCAGGCTGCCGCCGCGCCCGCACCGGCCGCCGCCGCACCGGCTCCCGCCGCCACCGCGCCGGCACCCGCGCCAGCCCCGACGCCGGCTCCGGCTCCGGCTGCCGCCAGCGCTCCCGCGCCGGCCGCCGCCGCCGGCCCGGTCGAGGTCAAGGTGCCGGACATCGGCGACTACGACTCGGTCCCCGTGATCGAAGTCCACGTCAAGCCGGGCGACACCATCAACGCCGAAGACGCGCTGGTGACGCTGGAATCCGACAAGGCCACCATGGACGTGCCGTCGCCGGCCGCCGGCGTGGTCAAGGAAGTCCGGATCAAGGTCGGCGACAACGTCTCCGAAGGCACGCTGATCCTGATTCTCGAAGGCGCCGCCGGTGCGCCGGCCAGCGCGCCTGCTGCTGCAGCCCCGGCTCCGGCCGCGGTAGCTCCCGCTCCCGCAGCCAGCGCACCGGCACCGGCCCCCGCGGCCGCGCCCGCTGCTGCTGCTCCGGCTGCCGGCGTGACCGGCACCGCTGCCCACGCCAGCCCCTCCGTGCGCAAGTTCGCGCGCGAGCTGGGCGTGGACGTCTCGCGCGTGCCGGGCACCGGCCCCAAGGGGCGGATCACCCAGGACGACGTGCAAGCCTACGTCAAGGGCGTGATGAGCGGATATACCGCAGCCCCGGCAAAGGCAGCCGCTGCCCCGGCCGGTGGTGGCGAGCTGAACCTGCTGCCGTGGCCGAAGGTGGATTTCACCCGCTTCGGCGAGATCGAAAGCAAGCCGCTGTCGCGCATCAAGAAGCTCTCGGGTGCGAACCTGCATCGCAACTGGGTGATGATTCCCCACGTCACCAATCACGACGAGGCCGACATCACCGAGCTGGAAGCCTTCCGCGTGCAGCTCAACAAGGAATACGAGAAGCAAGGCGTCAAGGTCACCATGCTGGCCTTCATGATCAAGGCTGCCGTCGCCGCGCTCAAGAAATTCCCGAATTTCAACGCCTCGCTCGACGGCGAGAACCTGGTGCTGAAGCAGTATTTCAACATCGGCTTTGCCGCTGACACGCCGAACGGCCTGGTTGTGCCGGTGATCAAGAACGCCGACAAGAAGGGCGTGATCGAGATCGGCCAGGAAATGAACGAGCTGGCCAAGCTGGCACGCGACGGCAAGCTCAAGCCGGACCAGATGCAAGGCGGCTGCTTCTCGATCTCCTCGCTGGGCGGTATCGGTGGCACGTATTTCACGCCGATCATCAACGCGCCGGAAGTGGCCATCATGGGCGTGTGCAAGTCGTACCAGAAGCCGGTGTGGGATGGTAAGCAGTTCGTGCCGCGCCTGACGCTGCCGCTGTCGCTGTCGTGGGATCACCGCGTCATCGACGGTGCGGAAGCAGCTCGCTTCAATACCTATTTCGGTCAGCTGCTGGCCGATTTCCGCCGCATCCTGCTGTAA
- the aceE gene encoding pyruvate dehydrogenase (acetyl-transferring), homodimeric type, whose product MSAVPEQILGASSANDADPQETHEWLDALQGVIAAEGTDRAAFLIEKQIEYARVNGVNQPFHAETQYINTIPVEQQARIPGDQDIEHRIRSYTRWNAMAMVLRANKHTNVGGHISSFASAATLYDVGYNHFWHAPSDKHGGDLVFVQGHSAPGVYSRAFLLGRLSTDQLDSFRQEVDGKGISSYPHPWLMPDFWQFPTVSMGLGPIMAIYQARFMKYLHSRGLVQTEGRKVWAFLGDGETDEPESLGAIGMAGREKLDNLVFVINCNLQRLDGPVRGNGKIIQELESEFRGAGWNVIKVVWGSRWDQLLARDKKGLLMKRMMDCVDGEYQTFKAKDGAYVREYFFNTPELKAMVADWSDEDIWRLNRGGHDPHKIFAAYSAANEHKGQPTLILAKTIKGYGMGDAGQAMNISHQQKKMPVDAIRRFRDQFNIPVADDKIEEVPYVTFEEGSKELEYMRARRMDLGGYLPARRQKAEALKVPELSAFDALLKATSEGREVSTTMAFVRILNTLLKDKQIGKHVVPIVPDESRTFGMEGLFRQIGIWNQQGQKYVPEDHDQLMFYKESQTGQVLQEGINEAGAMCDWIAAATSYSTHGVQMIPFYIYYSMFGIQRIGDLCWAAADMRSRGFLLGGTSGRTTLNGEGLQHEDGHSHVFHAAIPNCISYDPTFQYELAVVMQDGLRRMYAEQEDVYYYLTVMNENYEHPEMPAGVEADIVKGMYQFRKGVENSNAPRVQLLGSGTIFREVIAAAELLKKDWGVESDLWGCPSFTELAREGHDIERWNLLHPTETQRESHVTKSLKSVRGPVIASTDYVRAFADQIRPFVPRRFVVLGTDGFGRSDTREKLRHFFEVDRHWVTLAALKALADEGAIGRDKVAEAIKKYNLDPNKPNPMSV is encoded by the coding sequence ATGTCAGCTGTACCAGAGCAGATCCTCGGCGCAAGCAGCGCCAACGATGCCGATCCCCAGGAAACCCACGAGTGGCTTGACGCCCTGCAGGGCGTGATCGCCGCCGAAGGCACCGATCGGGCCGCCTTCCTGATCGAGAAGCAGATCGAATACGCACGCGTGAACGGCGTCAACCAGCCGTTCCACGCTGAAACGCAGTACATCAACACCATCCCGGTGGAGCAGCAGGCCCGCATTCCCGGCGACCAGGACATCGAGCACCGCATCCGCTCGTACACCCGCTGGAACGCCATGGCGATGGTGCTGCGCGCCAACAAGCACACCAACGTTGGCGGCCACATCTCCTCGTTTGCCTCGGCGGCCACGCTGTATGACGTCGGCTACAACCACTTCTGGCACGCCCCGTCCGACAAGCATGGCGGCGACCTGGTGTTCGTGCAGGGCCACTCGGCTCCGGGCGTGTATTCGCGCGCCTTCCTGCTCGGCCGCCTGAGCACCGATCAACTCGACAGCTTTCGCCAGGAAGTCGACGGCAAGGGTATCTCGTCCTACCCGCACCCGTGGCTGATGCCGGACTTCTGGCAATTCCCGACGGTGTCGATGGGCCTGGGCCCGATCATGGCCATCTACCAGGCCCGTTTCATGAAGTACCTGCACAGCCGCGGCCTGGTGCAGACCGAAGGCCGCAAGGTCTGGGCATTCCTGGGCGATGGCGAGACCGACGAGCCGGAATCGCTAGGCGCCATCGGCATGGCCGGGCGCGAGAAGCTCGACAACCTGGTGTTCGTGATCAACTGCAACCTGCAGCGCCTGGACGGTCCGGTGCGCGGCAACGGCAAGATCATCCAGGAGCTCGAATCCGAGTTCCGCGGCGCCGGCTGGAACGTGATCAAGGTGGTGTGGGGCAGCCGCTGGGATCAGCTGCTGGCACGCGACAAGAAGGGCCTGCTGATGAAGCGCATGATGGATTGCGTGGACGGCGAGTACCAGACCTTCAAGGCCAAGGACGGCGCCTATGTGCGCGAGTATTTCTTCAATACCCCTGAGCTCAAGGCGATGGTGGCCGACTGGTCCGACGAGGACATCTGGCGCCTGAACCGCGGCGGCCACGATCCGCACAAGATCTTCGCCGCCTACAGTGCCGCCAACGAGCACAAGGGCCAGCCCACGCTGATCCTGGCCAAGACCATCAAGGGCTACGGCATGGGCGACGCCGGCCAGGCCATGAACATCAGCCACCAGCAGAAGAAGATGCCGGTGGACGCGATCCGCCGTTTCCGCGACCAGTTCAATATCCCGGTTGCCGACGACAAGATCGAGGAAGTGCCGTACGTCACCTTCGAAGAAGGCTCGAAGGAACTGGAATACATGCGCGCCCGCCGCATGGACCTGGGTGGCTACCTGCCGGCCCGCCGCCAGAAGGCCGAAGCGCTGAAAGTGCCCGAGCTGTCCGCCTTCGACGCGCTGCTCAAGGCCACCAGCGAAGGCCGCGAAGTCTCCACCACCATGGCCTTCGTGCGGATCCTGAACACGCTGCTCAAGGACAAGCAGATCGGCAAGCACGTGGTGCCCATCGTGCCCGACGAGTCGCGCACCTTCGGCATGGAAGGCCTGTTCCGCCAGATCGGCATCTGGAACCAGCAAGGCCAGAAGTACGTGCCCGAAGACCATGACCAGCTGATGTTCTACAAGGAATCGCAGACTGGCCAGGTGCTGCAGGAGGGCATCAACGAAGCCGGCGCCATGTGCGACTGGATCGCGGCAGCCACGTCGTACTCGACGCACGGCGTGCAGATGATCCCGTTCTACATCTACTACTCGATGTTCGGCATCCAGCGTATCGGTGACCTGTGCTGGGCGGCTGCCGACATGCGCTCGCGCGGCTTCCTGCTGGGCGGCACCTCGGGCCGCACCACGCTCAACGGCGAAGGCCTGCAGCACGAGGATGGCCATTCGCATGTGTTCCATGCCGCGATCCCGAACTGCATCTCGTATGACCCGACTTTCCAGTATGAACTGGCGGTGGTCATGCAGGATGGCCTGCGCCGCATGTATGCCGAACAGGAAGACGTCTACTACTACCTGACGGTGATGAACGAGAACTACGAACATCCGGAAATGCCGGCTGGCGTGGAAGCCGACATCGTCAAGGGCATGTACCAGTTCCGTAAGGGCGTCGAGAACAGCAACGCGCCGCGCGTGCAGCTGCTGGGCTCCGGCACGATCTTCCGCGAGGTGATCGCCGCCGCCGAACTGCTCAAGAAGGACTGGGGCGTCGAATCCGACCTGTGGGGCTGCCCGAGCTTTACCGAGCTGGCCCGCGAAGGCCACGACATCGAGCGCTGGAACCTGCTGCACCCGACCGAGACGCAGCGCGAATCGCATGTGACCAAGAGCCTCAAGTCGGTGCGCGGCCCGGTGATCGCCTCGACCGACTACGTGCGCGCCTTTGCCGACCAGATCCGTCCCTTCGTGCCGCGCCGCTTCGTGGTGCTGGGCACCGACGGTTTCGGCCGCTCGGACACCCGCGAGAAGCTGCGTCATTTCTTCGAGGTGGACCGTCACTGGGTGACGCTGGCCGCACTGAAGGCGCTGGCCGACGAAGGTGCCATCGGTCGCGACAAGGTGGCCGAAGCCATCAAGAAATACAACCTCGACCCCAACAAGCCGAACCCGATGTCGGTCTAA
- a CDS encoding M3 family metallopeptidase, producing the protein MDQAANQANAENTANGANPLLDFTDLPRFSEIRPEHIGPALDVLLATAQAAVDRAEDPATEATWANAVEALEAATEPLGRAWGVVGHLSAVADTPALRQAHSDNLPRMTEFWSSLGQSLALYDKYKAIAASPEFATMSAARRQLMENELRGFRLGGAELPEDKKPRFAAIQEQQAQLSKAFSDHVLDATNAYALVIEDESRLSGIPEDALEAARHAAMKDNKDGKPGWKFTLHFPSYFPVLQYADDRALRQTMYEASVTRASELAEQYGQGKAEWDNTANMREQLALRREEAQLLGYASFGEVSLVPKMAESPAEVLRFLDELAAKARPYAEKDWAELKAFAASELGLDDLSPWDVAYASEKLREQRYAFSEQEVKQYFPEPQVLKGLFGVVEKLFSVRIEADQAQTWHADARFFRVVSPDGELLAQFYIDLYAREGKRGGAWMDDARGRKLLDGGRVQTPVAYLTCNFTAPVGGKPAVFTHDEVITLFHEFGHGLHHMLTRVGELGVSGINGVEWDAVELPSQFMENFCWEYEVLADMTAHVDTGEPLPRDLFERMLAAKNFQNGMMTLRQIVFSSFDMHLHTSFDPAGEKSVLTLSREINDRAHVVPQHPLSRWPNTFSHIFAGGYAAGYYSYKWAEVLSADVYAAFEEAAKLSGTVLDAETGARYRREILSVGGSRPAMESFTAFRGRAPQIDALLRHGGMAVA; encoded by the coding sequence ATGGACCAAGCCGCCAATCAAGCCAACGCCGAAAACACCGCGAACGGCGCCAATCCGCTGCTGGATTTCACCGACCTGCCGCGTTTCTCAGAGATCCGCCCCGAGCACATCGGCCCGGCGCTGGACGTCCTGCTGGCGACCGCGCAAGCCGCCGTCGACCGTGCCGAGGACCCCGCCACGGAAGCCACCTGGGCCAACGCCGTGGAAGCGCTGGAAGCCGCCACCGAGCCGCTGGGACGCGCCTGGGGCGTGGTGGGCCACCTGAGCGCGGTGGCGGATACGCCGGCATTGCGCCAGGCGCACAGCGACAACCTGCCGCGCATGACCGAGTTCTGGTCCTCGCTGGGCCAGAGCTTGGCGCTCTACGACAAGTACAAGGCGATCGCCGCCAGCCCCGAATTCGCCACCATGAGCGCGGCCCGCCGCCAGCTGATGGAAAACGAGCTGCGCGGCTTCCGCCTGGGCGGTGCCGAACTGCCCGAAGACAAGAAACCCCGCTTCGCCGCGATCCAGGAGCAGCAGGCCCAGTTGTCCAAGGCCTTCTCCGACCACGTGCTGGATGCCACCAATGCCTACGCGCTGGTGATCGAGGACGAGAGCCGCCTGAGCGGCATCCCGGAAGACGCGCTGGAAGCGGCGCGCCATGCCGCCATGAAGGACAACAAGGACGGCAAGCCGGGCTGGAAATTCACCCTGCACTTCCCCTCCTACTTCCCGGTACTGCAGTACGCGGACGACCGCGCGCTGCGCCAGACCATGTACGAGGCCAGCGTCACCCGCGCCTCGGAACTGGCCGAGCAGTACGGCCAGGGCAAGGCCGAATGGGACAACACGGCCAATATGCGGGAGCAGCTCGCGCTGCGCCGCGAAGAAGCGCAGTTGCTCGGCTACGCGTCCTTCGGCGAGGTCTCGCTGGTGCCCAAGATGGCGGAATCGCCGGCCGAAGTGCTGCGCTTCCTGGACGAGCTGGCCGCCAAGGCGCGCCCGTACGCCGAGAAGGACTGGGCCGAGCTCAAGGCCTTCGCCGCGAGCGAGCTGGGCCTGGATGACCTGTCGCCCTGGGACGTCGCCTACGCCTCGGAAAAGCTGCGCGAGCAGCGCTACGCGTTCTCCGAGCAAGAGGTCAAGCAATACTTCCCCGAGCCGCAGGTGCTCAAGGGCCTGTTCGGCGTGGTGGAGAAGCTGTTCTCGGTGCGTATCGAAGCCGACCAGGCCCAGACTTGGCACGCTGACGCGCGTTTCTTCCGCGTGGTTTCGCCCGATGGCGAGTTGCTGGCGCAATTCTACATCGACCTGTACGCCCGCGAAGGCAAGCGCGGCGGCGCATGGATGGACGACGCCCGCGGCCGCAAGCTGCTCGACGGTGGCCGCGTGCAGACCCCGGTGGCCTACCTGACCTGCAACTTCACGGCGCCGGTGGGCGGCAAGCCCGCGGTCTTCACCCACGACGAAGTGATCACGCTGTTCCACGAGTTCGGCCACGGCCTGCACCACATGCTCACCCGGGTGGGCGAGCTGGGCGTGTCCGGCATCAATGGCGTGGAATGGGATGCCGTTGAGCTGCCTTCGCAGTTCATGGAGAACTTCTGCTGGGAGTACGAGGTGCTGGCCGACATGACCGCGCACGTCGACACCGGCGAGCCGCTGCCGCGCGACCTGTTCGAGCGCATGCTGGCTGCGAAGAATTTCCAGAACGGCATGATGACGCTGCGCCAGATCGTGTTCTCGTCGTTCGACATGCACCTGCACACCAGCTTCGACCCCGCGGGCGAGAAGTCCGTGCTGACGCTGTCGAGGGAGATCAACGATCGCGCCCACGTAGTGCCGCAGCACCCGCTCTCGCGCTGGCCCAATACCTTCAGCCATATCTTTGCCGGCGGGTATGCGGCGGGATACTACAGCTACAAGTGGGCCGAAGTGCTGTCCGCCGACGTCTACGCGGCCTTCGAGGAAGCCGCGAAGCTCTCCGGCACGGTGCTGGACGCCGAGACCGGCGCGCGCTACCGCCGGGAGATCCTGTCCGTCGGCGGCAGCCGCCCGGCCATGGAATCGTTCACCGCGTTCCGCGGCCGCGCGCCGCAGATCGACGCACTGCTGCGGCACGGCGGCATGGCGGTGGCGTAA
- a CDS encoding PAS domain S-box protein, whose amino-acid sequence MPSLKDFFSHLRAAVVPPSASGSAKASGSDPTLVAPPNPLTHLDTLGHVDEPAAVNGPPRGLWWLRWRNLVATSWFMFIPLVAIVLFTAAMGVILWSLHETERQQQRDALYRDAAWAQQRVRLSLLSNQDQLASLARDIAAAQLDQGAYRTAAQEILRENPEIVFVNWLDATRRGRWSLPSTSEFASRLRETQDQPLEPEVLDTFDAARETQRVVYSRPLVNDRGDSFMLMEVPIVRDNEFLGTLGALYSINGILTHLLPPELTERYRFSLIDKNNQIRASTSLRPVPGNALSYEVLLDPPGHSLSLRADAYPPASNLPNNMLLWLVVGLSCFLLWSLWSMWRHTSRRSEAQRALLAETSFRRAMENSMLIGLRALDLNGRITYVNPAFCRMTGWQDSDLVGRVPPFPYWPPNDHQEMQKQIDLTLQGKSPASGYEMRAMRRDGSSFYARMYVSPLVDSRGRHTGWMASMTDITEPKRAREELAAAHDRFTTVLESLDAAVSVLATDKPELLFANRYYRQLFGWEAEGHLKLAGGEVDKEQVSSDATDFVDAYAGLPASELMPYSSDAREVFVPDMQKWFEVRRRYIQWVDGHLAQMQIATDITVRKAAEEMARQHEERLQFTSRLTTMGEMASSLAHELNQPLAAINNYCMGAVARLRSGRSTAEDLIPILEKTSAQAVRAGTIISRIRGFVKRSQPQRREAALHDIVADAVGLADLEATRRRVTILTRLPAPPVVLFVDPVLIEQVLVNLLKNAVEAMAGLPALRATGVVRLHARIEPGEIGPNMRIDVIDQGPGVDEATKERLFEPFFSTKSDGMGMGLNICRSIIESHQGRLWVENNADGIGCTFKITLPLQPALIDQ is encoded by the coding sequence ATGCCGTCCCTCAAAGATTTCTTTTCCCACCTCCGCGCCGCAGTCGTCCCTCCCTCCGCTTCCGGCTCCGCCAAGGCGAGCGGCAGCGACCCTACGCTGGTCGCCCCGCCCAACCCGCTGACGCACCTCGATACGCTTGGCCATGTGGACGAGCCCGCTGCCGTCAATGGGCCGCCGCGCGGATTGTGGTGGCTGCGCTGGCGCAACCTGGTGGCGACCAGCTGGTTCATGTTCATCCCGCTGGTGGCGATCGTGCTGTTCACGGCGGCGATGGGGGTGATCCTGTGGTCACTCCATGAAACCGAGCGCCAGCAGCAGCGCGACGCGCTCTATCGCGACGCGGCTTGGGCCCAGCAGCGCGTGCGCCTGTCCCTCCTGAGCAACCAGGACCAGCTTGCCTCACTGGCGCGCGACATCGCCGCCGCCCAGCTCGACCAGGGCGCCTACCGCACCGCCGCGCAGGAAATCCTGCGCGAAAACCCGGAAATCGTCTTCGTCAACTGGCTGGATGCGACCCGGCGCGGGCGCTGGTCGCTGCCGTCCACCTCCGAATTTGCCAGCCGGCTGCGCGAAACCCAGGACCAGCCGCTGGAGCCCGAGGTGCTCGATACCTTCGACGCCGCCCGCGAAACCCAGCGCGTGGTGTACTCACGCCCGCTGGTCAACGACCGCGGCGACAGCTTCATGCTGATGGAGGTGCCGATCGTGCGGGACAACGAGTTCCTCGGCACCCTCGGCGCGCTTTACTCCATCAATGGCATCCTGACCCACCTGCTGCCGCCGGAGCTGACCGAGCGCTACCGCTTCTCGCTGATCGACAAGAACAACCAGATCCGCGCCAGTACCTCGCTGCGGCCGGTGCCGGGCAATGCGCTGTCCTATGAGGTGCTGCTCGACCCGCCTGGGCACTCGTTGTCGCTGCGCGCCGACGCCTATCCGCCCGCCTCCAACCTGCCCAACAACATGCTGCTGTGGCTGGTGGTGGGGCTATCGTGCTTCCTGCTGTGGAGCCTGTGGAGCATGTGGCGGCACACCAGCCGGCGCTCCGAGGCGCAGCGCGCCCTGCTGGCGGAGACCTCGTTCCGGCGAGCCATGGAAAACTCGATGCTGATCGGGCTGCGCGCGCTGGACCTGAACGGCCGCATCACCTACGTCAATCCCGCCTTCTGCCGCATGACCGGCTGGCAGGACAGCGACCTGGTCGGCCGCGTGCCGCCCTTCCCCTACTGGCCGCCCAACGACCACCAGGAGATGCAAAAGCAGATCGACCTGACCCTGCAAGGCAAATCCCCGGCCAGCGGCTATGAGATGCGCGCCATGCGGCGCGACGGCAGCAGCTTCTATGCCCGCATGTACGTCTCGCCGCTGGTGGACAGCCGCGGCCGGCACACGGGCTGGATGGCCTCGATGACGGACATCACCGAGCCCAAGCGCGCCCGCGAGGAGCTTGCCGCCGCCCACGACCGCTTCACCACGGTGCTGGAAAGCCTGGACGCCGCGGTCTCGGTGCTGGCCACCGACAAGCCCGAACTGCTGTTCGCCAACCGCTATTACCGCCAGCTGTTCGGCTGGGAAGCCGAGGGCCACCTCAAGCTGGCCGGCGGCGAGGTCGACAAGGAGCAGGTTTCCAGCGACGCCACCGACTTCGTCGACGCCTACGCCGGCCTGCCGGCCTCGGAGCTGATGCCCTACTCCTCGGACGCACGGGAAGTCTTCGTGCCCGACATGCAGAAATGGTTCGAAGTGCGCCGGCGCTACATTCAGTGGGTGGACGGCCACCTGGCGCAGATGCAGATCGCCACCGACATCACGGTGCGCAAGGCCGCCGAGGAAATGGCGCGCCAGCATGAGGAACGGCTGCAGTTCACCAGCCGCCTCACCACCATGGGCGAGATGGCGTCGTCGCTCGCGCACGAGCTGAACCAGCCGCTGGCGGCCATCAACAACTATTGCATGGGTGCGGTGGCCCGGCTGCGCTCCGGGCGCAGCACCGCCGAGGACCTGATCCCGATCCTGGAGAAGACCTCGGCGCAGGCCGTGCGCGCCGGCACCATCATCAGCCGCATCCGGGGCTTCGTGAAGCGCAGCCAGCCCCAGCGCCGCGAAGCCGCCCTGCACGACATCGTGGCCGACGCCGTCGGGCTGGCCGACCTGGAGGCCACCCGACGGCGCGTCACCATCCTGACCCGGCTGCCGGCGCCGCCGGTGGTGCTGTTCGTCGATCCGGTGCTGATCGAGCAGGTGCTGGTCAACCTGCTCAAGAACGCCGTCGAGGCCATGGCCGGGCTGCCGGCGCTGCGCGCCACCGGCGTGGTGCGCCTGCACGCGCGCATCGAGCCGGGCGAGATCGGCCCGAACATGCGCATCGACGTGATCGACCAGGGCCCCGGCGTCGACGAGGCCACCAAGGAGCGCCTGTTTGAGCCGTTCTTCAGCACCAAGTCCGATGGCATGGGCATGGGCCTGAACATCTGCCGCTCCATCATCGAGTCCCACCAGGGGCGCCTGTGGGTGGAGAACAATGCCGACGGCATCGGCTGCACGTTCAAGATCACGCTGCCGCTGCAGCCGGCGCTGATCGACCAATAA